The stretch of DNA CGTGCTGGGCCTGACCCGCAGTGACGTGGGCGAGGCGGGCGAGGGCGAGGCCGGAACCCTCAAGGCCGCCGCCAGTGACGCGCTGAAGCGCTGCGCCGTGCATTTCGGGGTGGGGCGCTACCTCTACGACCTGCCCCGCACCTGGGTCGCCTGGGACGAGGGCCGCCGCGCTCCCCTCGACCCGCCCCGGCTTCCCGAGTGGGCGCTGCCCGAAGAGGAGCGCACGTCCGGCGCGGCGCACGTGCTGGGAGCGCTGGACGCCCTGCGGACCGGACTCCCCCAGGACGTGGGACAACTGCGCGAGGTCTACCGCCACCTCCGGGCAGCGCTGGACACGGTGGAGCGGGCGGGAACCGCGCCGGAGGCCGCCGCGAGCTTGAGACTCTAACCAGGGCCCTCAGGGCTCCTGCCCCGTCAGCGCCCGGTGCAGCGCCGCCGTCTCGGGCAGGGGGCTGAGGCCCAGCTCGGCCAGCGCCGCGCCCAGGGCCGCATACGTCCGGGCGGCGGCGGCGGGGTAGGCGCGGGCGTGGTGCGCCCGCATCAGCGCACGGGCGGCAGGCTCGAAAGCGGGGTCGAGGGTCAGCGCACGTTCGGCCAGCCGCGCGGCGAGGTCCGGCGTCCCGGCCCGCAGCGCGGCCTCGGCTTCCTCGCCCAGGGCTTCGGGGAGGCGGGCGGCGTAGCGTTCGGCCTCAGTCTGCACCGCGTCGAGGTCGCCGCCCGCCAGCTCGCCGGGAAGGGCCAGAAGGGCCGGGGCGCGGCCGGGCGTGCCGGGGAGAGCGTCCAGCCAGGCCCGCGCCTCATCCAGATCGACGCTCAGGTCGGGGCCGGGAAGCAGCCGCAGCCAGTCGCCGCGCTCCAGGAACGTACCGCTCGCCACGCCCTCCTCCAGCACCTGCCCCAGCGCGTGCAGGGTCACCCGGAAATTGCGCTCGCCCACCTGCGGGTCGGCGTCGGGAAAGAGGGCTTCCTGCGCGGCCTCGCGGGGCAGGCCACCCGGCGACACCGCCAGCAGCGCGAGCAGGTCGCGGGCGCGGGCGCGGCCCCACTCGCGGGCGGGGCCACCATCGCGGGTGACCGCCACGCGGCCAAGCACGTGCACCCGCACGTCCACGCCGGGCAGCGCGTCCGGGCTGGGGAGATCGGGGTAGCCCAGCGACCGCGCCACGGGCCGCAGGTCGGCCTGCCGCTCCGGGACCGCCGCTCCCAGCCGGGCCAGCAGCGCAGCACGGGCCGCCCGTGTGGGCACTGGGGACACCAGCGAACGCCGCGCGAGCAGGAAGGGGAACTGGGCGACCCCGCCCGCCGCCTCCGCCGCGCCCTCCCCGGTCGCTGCGTACAGGGCCAGCGCCGCCGCCCCCGCCCCGAAGCGGTCCCCGCAGGCCGCGAAGGACATGTGGGCCGCTTCCAGGCCGGGCCGCGCCCCCGCCGCGTCTCCGCCCTGCCACCGCCCCAGCGCCGCCACCAGCCGGGTCAGCCCTGCCACGTACCAGTCGCCGCCGACGCTGGCGAGGGCCGCCGCCTCGTGCGCTCCGGCCTCGGCCACGTTTCCGGCGCGGCCTTCCAAGTAGGCGAGGCCCAGCCGGGGCTCCACCTGCAAGCGGGGCACCACGTCCTGCGCGAGGGCCAGGGCTGCCGTGTAGGCTGCCCGCGCTGCGTCTTCCCGCCCGGCGATGGCCTCCGCGTGGCCCAGCCGCGCCTGCGCGAGCGACTGCACGAAGCGGCTTTCCAGCCGCTCGCCCTCCGCCAGCCCCTCGCGGGCGCGGCGGGCCGCCTCCTGCGGCTCGCCGAGCGCGGCGTGCAGAAAGGCGGCGAGCAGCAGCCCCTCGCGGTGGTTCTGCGCGGCCCGCGCCCCGCCCGCCTCGCCCCGCGCGGCCTCCAGGGCGAGCTCCAACGCCCGCCCCAGGTCGCCGGAGCGCAGGGCGTAGCGGGCACCCCGTGCCAGAGCCGGGGCCAGCTCCAGCGCCCGCGCGAGGTCCCCCGCGTTGAGGTGGTTTTCGGCCCGCATCCGGGCAATCCGGGCTTGGGTGTCCTCGTCCGGGGCCAGAGCCGCCGCTGTGTCTAGGGCCGACCAGGCGTGCTCGGGCTGCACGGTGTCCAGCGCGACCTGCGCCTCTCCCAGCGCCCGCGCGAGGGGGTCAGCCTGCGCGTAGGCGGCCAGCGCCTCGGCGTAGCGAGAGGAGAGCCGCCGGGCGTCGCCCGAGAGGGCGTGCAGGGCGGGGGTCCACGCCTCCCCCGGCAACCGCGCGAGGCTGCGGCCCACCAGCGTGACCCGCCCCTGTTCCAGCCAGCGCCCGCCTGATCCAGCCAGCAGTTCGGCAGCTCGCCCTGTATTCCCCGCCTGAAGGTGCGCTGTTAGCGCCCGCCGGGGCCGCCCGGTGCGCTCGAAGT from Deinococcus sp. HSC-46F16 encodes:
- a CDS encoding BTAD domain-containing putative transcriptional regulator: MTLDWREHASARRARPPQVRGAVARPRLLALLNSARVLSVVAPAGYGKTTALAAHLPELGRSAWLTLDVDDADPQVFVAGLAVAVAGLPGGEGPGALLDAGATPRRVAARVADVLDAAGALLVLDEAGHLAGPLAGDVLRELLGGRVALLSRLPLEHPALTRLEAEGELRRLSAPDLAFTRQELGALLAAQGVTASAEEVRLAHTLTEGWPIAARFLAQAAAQGRVPLSALAELDGGEAQLATLFTYLAQEVLGPLDPSLRALLTRGSVFEELSPGLLEAVLDVRGAGALLGALERGGTFLTRTGETYRAHPLLRAHLRGLLSPGEAQEVAGRGADYFERTGRPRRALTAHLQAGNTGRAAELLAGSGGRWLEQGRVTLVGRSLARLPGEAWTPALHALSGDARRLSSRYAEALAAYAQADPLARALGEAQVALDTVQPEHAWSALDTAAALAPDEDTQARIARMRAENHLNAGDLARALELAPALARGARYALRSGDLGRALELALEAARGEAGGARAAQNHREGLLLAAFLHAALGEPQEAARRAREGLAEGERLESRFVQSLAQARLGHAEAIAGREDAARAAYTAALALAQDVVPRLQVEPRLGLAYLEGRAGNVAEAGAHEAAALASVGGDWYVAGLTRLVAALGRWQGGDAAGARPGLEAAHMSFAACGDRFGAGAAALALYAATGEGAAEAAGGVAQFPFLLARRSLVSPVPTRAARAALLARLGAAVPERQADLRPVARSLGYPDLPSPDALPGVDVRVHVLGRVAVTRDGGPAREWGRARARDLLALLAVSPGGLPREAAQEALFPDADPQVGERNFRVTLHALGQVLEEGVASGTFLERGDWLRLLPGPDLSVDLDEARAWLDALPGTPGRAPALLALPGELAGGDLDAVQTEAERYAARLPEALGEEAEAALRAGTPDLAARLAERALTLDPAFEPAARALMRAHHARAYPAAAARTYAALGAALAELGLSPLPETAALHRALTGQEP
- a CDS encoding Rad52/Rad22 family DNA repair protein; the encoded protein is MTYAQVKDRLAAPFPAARVAWKPQMVSRDRSSALMVAFVDARTVMERLDDVCPGEWNFDVKLFPGQPGQPPTARGRLTVLGLTRSDVGEAGEGEAGTLKAAASDALKRCAVHFGVGRYLYDLPRTWVAWDEGRRAPLDPPRLPEWALPEEERTSGAAHVLGALDALRTGLPQDVGQLREVYRHLRAALDTVERAGTAPEAAASLRL